The following proteins come from a genomic window of Deinococcus aerius:
- a CDS encoding ABC transporter substrate-binding protein yields MNRSRTRFAVPALLTGLTLALSGGGAQGSGQTVTILINDSPWFPGFRAIAEQYQKETGNRVNLNVTPFAGMLQKTQNAVTARESEFDLVNLNEQWYMRFYADGQITPLRKIDPNFKLDPQIIEYDYATRWDARLGNSTRNGEILGLPINGNIQLLYYRKDLFDKAGLAAPKTWADVEKAARASAWAAPSSSRSSGCWAPTASPASAGPRRCAAASPGGCCCST; encoded by the coding sequence ATGAACCGTTCCCGCACCCGCTTCGCCGTTCCCGCCCTGCTCACCGGCCTGACCCTCGCGCTTTCCGGCGGCGGCGCGCAGGGGAGCGGGCAGACGGTCACCATCCTGATCAACGACTCCCCCTGGTTTCCGGGCTTCAGGGCCATCGCCGAGCAGTACCAGAAGGAGACCGGCAACCGGGTCAACCTGAACGTGACCCCCTTCGCCGGGATGCTGCAAAAAACCCAGAACGCCGTCACCGCGAGGGAGAGCGAGTTCGACCTCGTCAACCTCAACGAGCAGTGGTACATGCGCTTCTACGCGGACGGGCAGATCACGCCCCTGAGGAAGATTGACCCGAACTTCAAACTCGACCCGCAGATCATCGAGTACGACTACGCCACCCGCTGGGACGCCCGCCTGGGGAACTCCACCAGGAACGGCGAGATCCTGGGTCTCCCCATCAACGGGAACATCCAGCTCCTGTACTACCGCAAGGACCTGTTCGACAAGGCGGGCCTGGCGGCCCCGAAAACCTGGGCGGACGTGGAAAAGGCCGCGAGGGCGTCGGCCTGGGCAGCACCGTCATCGTCACGTTCGTCGGGGTGCTGGGCGCCTACAGCCTCACCCGCTTCCGCTGGCCCCCGGCGGTGCGCGGCGGCCTCACCTGGTGGCTGCTGCTGCTCAACCTGA
- a CDS encoding carbohydrate ABC transporter permease produces MLGAYSLTRFRWPPAVRGGLTWWLLLLNLIPPVVFAGPFYVIARRLGLYDTLIAVAVAHAVINLPLAVFILQSFFADVPRELEEAAAIDGCSRLHTLTRVVLPITRPGVAAAALLAFIFSWKDFLLALTLTSTPRSATIPIGIAAFAQEYSIRYGEMAAAATVATIPAVILVIFAQKHIVRGLTLGAVKG; encoded by the coding sequence GTGCTGGGCGCCTACAGCCTCACCCGCTTCCGCTGGCCCCCGGCGGTGCGCGGCGGCCTCACCTGGTGGCTGCTGCTGCTCAACCTGATCCCGCCCGTGGTGTTTGCCGGACCCTTCTACGTCATCGCCCGCAGGCTGGGGCTGTACGACACCCTGATCGCCGTCGCGGTCGCGCACGCGGTGATCAACCTGCCACTCGCCGTGTTCATCCTGCAGAGCTTCTTCGCGGACGTTCCCCGGGAGCTGGAGGAGGCCGCCGCCATCGACGGCTGCTCGCGGCTGCACACGCTCACCCGGGTCGTCCTGCCGATCACCCGCCCGGGCGTCGCGGCGGCGGCCCTCCTCGCGTTCATCTTCAGTTGGAAGGACTTCCTGCTGGCCCTCACCCTGACGAGCACCCCGAGGAGCGCCACCATCCCCATCGGCATCGCCGCCTTCGCGCAGGAGTACAGCATCCGCTACGGCGAGATGGCCGCCGCCGCGACGGTGGCGACGATCCCCGCCGTGATCCTCGTGATCTTCGCGCAGAAACACATCGTGCGGGGCCTGACGCTCGGCGCCGTCAAAGGCTGA
- a CDS encoding sulfatase family protein encodes MPPRPNILLINCHDLGTFLGCYGIPTVHTPHIDALAADGVRFGRMFCVAPQCSPSRAALFTGRYPHTNGVMGLTHANFAWDLHAGERHLAGLLREAGYHTALVGVHHELRHETMEQVARRCGFDEAVGEAANDDAPGDVMTGRALEVLRRRAGQDQPFYLQLGYYEPHRLTPKIREERDYLGFIGDYIEPDDSLGLSIPPYLSDTPGARAETAELQGAVRYLDACVGRVLRELRALGLEENTLILFTTDHGLSFPRAKGSLYDPGLEIAFIVRYPARGWTGGRVQGELLSNVDVVPTLLEALDLPAPPNVQGRSFLPVLDGEASPPRPEVFSEITFHDYYDPRRAVRTERFKLIVNFSAAPAFMNTSQSWRPRVDTEDPKYPMLAYHPLTELYDLTADPLERENLADRPEYREVHRALLARLFGWMRETRDPLLDGAVTSPLHWRAVEALREAEGGEVRVPFTVEHG; translated from the coding sequence ATGCCCCCCCGCCCCAACATCCTCCTGATCAACTGCCACGACCTCGGTACCTTCCTGGGCTGCTACGGCATCCCGACCGTCCACACACCCCACATCGACGCGCTGGCGGCGGACGGCGTGAGGTTTGGGCGGATGTTCTGCGTCGCGCCGCAGTGCAGCCCGTCGCGGGCCGCGCTGTTCACCGGACGCTACCCGCACACCAACGGCGTGATGGGCCTGACGCACGCCAACTTCGCCTGGGACCTGCACGCCGGGGAGCGGCACCTCGCGGGGCTTTTACGAGAGGCCGGGTACCACACCGCGCTCGTCGGCGTTCACCACGAACTCCGGCACGAGACCATGGAGCAGGTCGCGCGGCGCTGCGGCTTCGACGAGGCGGTGGGCGAGGCCGCGAACGACGACGCGCCCGGGGACGTGATGACCGGGCGGGCGCTGGAGGTCCTGCGGCGCCGGGCAGGCCAGGACCAACCGTTCTACCTCCAGCTCGGGTACTACGAGCCGCACCGCCTCACCCCGAAAATCCGAGAGGAACGCGACTACCTCGGCTTCATCGGCGACTACATCGAACCCGACGACTCCCTGGGCCTGTCCATCCCGCCGTACCTGAGCGACACGCCGGGCGCGCGGGCGGAGACGGCGGAGCTTCAGGGGGCCGTGCGGTACCTGGACGCCTGCGTTGGCCGGGTGCTGAGGGAACTGCGGGCCCTGGGGCTGGAGGAGAACACCCTGATCCTCTTCACCACCGACCACGGGCTGTCCTTTCCCCGCGCGAAGGGCTCGCTGTACGACCCCGGGCTGGAGATCGCGTTCATCGTCCGCTATCCGGCGCGCGGCTGGACCGGGGGGCGCGTGCAGGGGGAGCTGCTCTCCAACGTCGATGTCGTGCCGACCCTGCTGGAGGCGCTGGACCTCCCCGCGCCCCCGAATGTACAGGGCCGGAGCTTCCTCCCCGTGCTGGACGGGGAAGCCTCCCCGCCGCGCCCCGAGGTGTTCTCGGAGATCACCTTCCACGACTACTACGATCCCCGGCGGGCCGTCCGCACCGAGCGGTTCAAGCTCATCGTGAACTTCAGCGCCGCGCCCGCGTTCATGAACACCTCGCAGTCGTGGCGGCCACGGGTCGACACCGAGGACCCGAAGTACCCCATGCTCGCCTACCACCCCCTGACCGAACTCTACGACCTGACCGCCGACCCGCTGGAGCGAGAGAACCTGGCCGACCGGCCCGAGTACCGGGAGGTTCACCGAGCCCTGCTCGCCCGGCTCTTCGGGTGGATGAGGGAGACGCGGGACCCCCTGCTGGACGGGGCCGTGACCTCGCCCCTGCACTGGCGCGCGGTGGAGGCGCTGCGTGAGGCGGAGGGCGGGGAGGTCCGGGTGCCCTTCACTGTGGAACACGGCTGA
- a CDS encoding formylglycine-generating enzyme family protein yields MTPTHPTPPPGDAMLWIPGGAFQMGSDHHYPEERPAHRVHVDGFWMDPHPVTNAQFRRFAGETGYVTLAERAPEPADFPGVPPEALVPGSLVFRPPPGPVGLHDYAAWWAYVPGACWRHPEGPGSTLAGRDEHPAVHVALEDAAAYAAWAGKDLPTEAEWEFAARGGLDGATFAWGDEERPGGRLLANTWQGRFPWENLATDGYERTSPVGAFPPGGYGLLDMIGNVWEWTRDHFGGHAERAARPCCLPRNPRVDLSAGGGRARRVIKGGSHLCAPNYCSRYRPAARQGQEADSSTSHLGFRCVVRPGL; encoded by the coding sequence ATGACGCCCACCCACCCCACCCCTCCACCCGGGGACGCCATGCTGTGGATTCCCGGCGGCGCCTTCCAGATGGGCTCCGACCACCACTACCCCGAGGAGCGCCCGGCCCACCGCGTTCACGTGGACGGCTTCTGGATGGACCCTCACCCCGTCACGAACGCCCAGTTCCGCCGGTTCGCCGGGGAGACCGGATACGTGACGCTGGCCGAGCGCGCCCCGGAGCCCGCGGACTTTCCGGGCGTCCCGCCGGAGGCCCTGGTGCCCGGCTCCCTGGTGTTCCGGCCCCCGCCCGGCCCGGTGGGGCTGCACGACTACGCCGCGTGGTGGGCCTACGTGCCCGGCGCGTGCTGGCGTCATCCCGAGGGTCCGGGCAGCACGCTCGCGGGCCGGGACGAGCATCCCGCCGTGCATGTCGCCCTCGAGGACGCCGCCGCCTACGCCGCCTGGGCGGGCAAGGACCTGCCGACCGAGGCCGAGTGGGAGTTCGCCGCCCGGGGGGGACTGGACGGCGCCACCTTCGCCTGGGGCGACGAGGAACGCCCCGGGGGCCGCCTGCTGGCGAACACCTGGCAGGGGAGGTTTCCCTGGGAGAACCTCGCCACGGACGGGTACGAGCGGACCTCCCCGGTCGGGGCGTTTCCCCCGGGTGGGTACGGGCTGCTCGACATGATCGGCAACGTGTGGGAGTGGACCCGCGATCACTTCGGCGGGCACGCGGAGCGGGCGGCCCGCCCGTGCTGCCTGCCGCGCAACCCGCGGGTGGACCTCTCCGCCGGCGGCGGGCGAGCGCGGCGGGTGATCAAGGGCGGCTCGCACCTCTGCGCCCCGAACTACTGCTCCCGCTACCGCCCGGCGGCGCGGCAGGGGCAGGAGGCCGACTCGTCCACGTCGCACCTCGGGTTTCGCTGCGTCGTGCGCCCGGGCCTCTGA
- a CDS encoding ATP-binding protein, giving the protein MNALPWHYELLGTARLLGPDGQRLHPERKTAALLAWLALEGPTRRARLTALLWPETREASARNNLVQMLRKLRAATGTDLVEGGELLCLAPGLRVDALEARDALTRGQYADLASPGGDVLEGLNYDDCPDLDDWLLAERGRWAEWRAGAAREEAARLEREGDYDGAVARTKDLLDLDPVSEDAWRRLMRLHYLRGDRAAALDAYRRCEALLRREFGVEPLPETAALLRDIERGRVPVPPRTGGGSIPLAALRPPHLVGRDREWARMEEAWQAGQVIFLSGEPGSGKTRLARDFAASKGEVLLLEGRPGDMGQPFATAARNLRAGLARCPGAVLEPWERRELSRILPELAEPGAQVPPLQDEADTLRFKQATLHLVRATSEGLAAFVTDDIQYFDPASHDFGAFMMSAAFPLGQPGGLPHFIDTYRRGELPPDLEAAIQNLVDAGVAVVIELHPLGEADLDALMDDLGVPHEPELRAGLRRYAGGNPLFLLETVRHLIETGGLEQGLPARLPPPGRVGPLLARRLERLSGPALQAARAAAVLQSDFDLELVAEVLKAPILDAVAAWEELEAAQIVRENRFSHDLVYEAVRAGTPGAVRQLLHRGAARALAGREGNAARVGGHWLEGGDFRQAVPWLLKAARAAQGTLRLLEAADFYRQAADAARRADDPHAAFGALQARAETLGHLDDRAARQEALDELFAVARTPLERARAWQLQSELHLASQEGAQTEAAARRGLEALAETFTETPAVTEQRANLEASVGSALWLQGRMTEAAEALRRAVAALEGLGESQSLAANLSNLGAVLDHLERHREATALHRRACDLFERGGHLSDLAATLYNLSVNLLDQGDARGSLAAAQRAHEIESRMDGDSSGAAVGHANIGQAYASLGQYDLALREFARAREATREGSWHAGYFPTLAAEVWLTLGQSERAANDLALAQGWPGVPGPYRSRTLVALGMLALRRGEDPSEWFADAEEALGAAPRPLSQARVWLASALAAPPEEALALARGAGTLARANDLGGLEIAAATRSAQALLALRRPAEALGCAREAERLLRTLEPAFLTRGEALFTLGRALEAAGEDGAPAFALAREWVRATAERHVPPEFRARFLEGQFAGHALS; this is encoded by the coding sequence ATGAATGCCCTGCCGTGGCACTACGAGCTGCTCGGCACCGCCCGGCTCCTGGGGCCGGACGGCCAGCGGCTGCACCCGGAACGCAAGACCGCCGCCCTGCTCGCCTGGCTCGCGCTGGAGGGCCCCACCCGCCGCGCCCGCCTGACCGCCCTGCTGTGGCCCGAAACCCGCGAGGCGAGTGCCCGCAACAACCTCGTGCAAATGCTGCGCAAGCTGCGCGCCGCCACGGGCACGGACCTCGTGGAGGGCGGGGAGCTGCTGTGCCTCGCGCCGGGGCTGCGGGTGGACGCCCTGGAGGCCCGGGACGCCCTGACCCGGGGGCAGTACGCGGACCTCGCCTCCCCCGGCGGGGACGTGCTGGAGGGACTGAACTACGACGACTGCCCCGACCTGGACGACTGGCTGCTCGCCGAGCGGGGGCGCTGGGCCGAGTGGCGGGCGGGGGCGGCGCGCGAGGAGGCCGCCCGGCTGGAGCGCGAGGGTGATTACGACGGGGCGGTGGCCCGGACCAAGGACCTGCTCGACCTCGACCCCGTCTCCGAGGATGCCTGGCGCCGCCTCATGCGGCTGCACTACCTGCGCGGTGACCGCGCCGCCGCCCTGGACGCCTACCGCCGCTGTGAGGCCCTGCTGCGGCGCGAGTTCGGCGTCGAGCCGCTGCCCGAGACGGCGGCGCTGCTGCGCGACATCGAGCGGGGCCGGGTTCCCGTGCCCCCGAGAACGGGCGGGGGGAGCATCCCGCTCGCGGCCCTGCGCCCGCCGCACCTCGTGGGCCGCGACCGGGAATGGGCGCGGATGGAGGAGGCCTGGCAAGCGGGCCAGGTCATCTTCCTGAGCGGCGAGCCGGGGTCGGGCAAGACCCGCCTCGCGCGCGACTTCGCGGCGAGCAAGGGCGAGGTGCTGCTGCTGGAGGGCCGTCCCGGCGACATGGGGCAACCCTTCGCCACGGCGGCCCGCAACCTGCGCGCCGGGCTCGCCCGCTGCCCGGGCGCGGTGCTGGAGCCCTGGGAGCGGCGCGAACTCTCGCGCATCCTGCCCGAACTCGCCGAGCCCGGCGCACAGGTGCCGCCGCTTCAGGACGAGGCCGACACCCTGCGCTTCAAGCAGGCGACCCTCCACCTCGTGCGGGCCACGAGCGAGGGCCTGGCCGCCTTCGTGACCGACGACATCCAGTATTTCGACCCGGCCTCGCACGACTTCGGCGCCTTCATGATGTCGGCGGCGTTCCCGCTGGGGCAGCCGGGGGGCTTGCCGCACTTCATCGACACATACCGACGGGGCGAACTCCCGCCGGACCTGGAGGCGGCCATCCAGAACCTGGTGGACGCGGGCGTGGCGGTGGTGATCGAATTGCACCCGCTGGGGGAGGCCGACCTGGACGCCCTGATGGACGACCTGGGGGTGCCGCACGAGCCGGAGCTGCGGGCGGGGCTGCGCCGTTACGCGGGGGGTAATCCCCTGTTCCTGCTCGAAACCGTCCGGCACCTGATCGAGACGGGCGGGCTGGAGCAGGGGTTGCCCGCGCGCCTGCCGCCCCCCGGTCGGGTGGGGCCGCTCCTCGCCCGGCGGCTGGAGCGCCTCTCCGGCCCCGCCCTCCAGGCCGCCCGAGCGGCGGCGGTGCTGCAAAGCGACTTCGACCTCGAACTCGTGGCGGAGGTCCTCAAGGCCCCCATCCTGGACGCGGTGGCCGCCTGGGAGGAGCTGGAGGCGGCGCAGATCGTGCGCGAGAACCGCTTCTCTCACGACCTCGTGTACGAGGCGGTGCGGGCGGGCACGCCGGGCGCGGTGCGCCAGTTGCTCCACCGGGGGGCGGCGCGGGCACTGGCGGGGCGGGAGGGGAACGCGGCGCGCGTGGGCGGGCACTGGCTGGAGGGCGGCGACTTCCGCCAGGCGGTGCCGTGGCTCCTCAAGGCCGCGCGGGCGGCGCAGGGCACCCTGCGGTTGCTGGAGGCCGCCGACTTCTACCGCCAGGCGGCGGACGCGGCGAGGCGGGCGGACGATCCCCACGCCGCCTTTGGCGCCCTGCAAGCCCGCGCGGAGACCCTGGGCCACCTCGACGACCGCGCCGCCCGGCAGGAGGCGCTGGACGAGCTGTTTGCCGTGGCCCGCACCCCGCTGGAGCGCGCCCGCGCCTGGCAGCTCCAGTCCGAACTGCACCTCGCCTCCCAGGAGGGGGCGCAGACGGAGGCGGCGGCCCGGCGGGGGCTGGAGGCGCTGGCGGAGACCTTCACCGAGACGCCCGCCGTCACCGAGCAGCGCGCGAACCTGGAGGCGAGCGTGGGGAGCGCCCTGTGGCTCCAGGGACGCATGACCGAGGCCGCGGAGGCGCTGCGGCGGGCCGTCGCCGCCTTGGAGGGGCTGGGGGAGTCGCAGAGCCTGGCGGCCAACCTGAGCAACCTGGGGGCGGTTCTCGACCACCTGGAGCGGCACCGCGAGGCCACCGCGCTGCACCGCCGCGCCTGCGACCTGTTCGAGCGCGGCGGCCACCTCTCCGACCTCGCGGCCACGCTGTATAACCTCTCGGTGAACCTCCTCGACCAGGGGGACGCGCGGGGGTCGCTCGCCGCCGCACAGCGCGCGCACGAGATCGAGTCGCGCATGGACGGCGATTCCAGCGGCGCCGCCGTGGGGCACGCCAACATCGGGCAGGCTTACGCGAGCCTGGGGCAGTACGACCTCGCCCTGCGCGAGTTCGCCCGGGCGCGGGAGGCGACCCGGGAGGGCTCCTGGCACGCCGGATACTTCCCCACCCTGGCCGCCGAGGTGTGGCTGACGCTGGGGCAATCCGAGCGGGCCGCGAATGATCTGGCCCTCGCCCAGGGCTGGCCCGGCGTGCCGGGACCGTACCGTTCGCGCACGCTGGTGGCGCTGGGAATGCTCGCGCTGCGCCGGGGTGAGGACCCGTCCGAGTGGTTCGCCGACGCCGAGGAGGCCCTGGGCGCCGCGCCCCGCCCGCTGTCGCAGGCTAGGGTCTGGCTCGCCAGCGCCCTCGCCGCCCCGCCCGAGGAGGCCCTGGCGCTCGCCCGGGGGGCGGGCACCCTGGCCCGCGCGAACGACCTGGGCGGCCTGGAGATTGCCGCCGCCACGCGCTCGGCCCAGGCCCTGCTCGCCCTGCGCCGCCCCGCCGAGGCCCTGGGGTGCGCCCGGGAGGCCGAGCGGCTCCTGCGGACGCTCGAACCCGCCTTTCTCACGCGCGGCGAGGCACTCTTCACCCTGGGCCGCGCCCTGGAGGCCGCCGGGGAAGACGGCGCCCCCGCTTTCGCCCTGGCCCGGGAGTGGGTGCGGGCGACCGCCGAGCGGCACGTGCCTCCCGAGTTCCGGGCGCGCTTTCTCGAAGGCCAATTTGCCGGACACGCCCTGTCGTAG
- a CDS encoding zinc ribbon domain-containing protein — translation MPEDPRVAYRLCPRCLRAVPVQSGERYCVNDGTRLLEHCPACGAGITSPYSRYCAGCGQALAAQDGKEGPSPRLQRGET, via the coding sequence GTGCCCGAGGACCCGAGAGTGGCCTACCGCCTCTGCCCCCGCTGCCTGCGCGCGGTGCCGGTGCAGTCGGGCGAGCGGTACTGCGTGAATGACGGGACGCGGTTGCTGGAGCATTGTCCCGCGTGTGGGGCGGGCATCACCTCCCCCTACAGCCGCTACTGCGCGGGGTGCGGGCAGGCCCTCGCCGCACAGGACGGGAAGGAAGGCCCGTCGCCACGACTTCAGCGAGGTGAGACATGA